Genomic DNA from Haloarcula marina:
CTGTCTGCGTCGTCGACGACGCAGGCGGTCGGGTGGAACTGCACGTACTCCATGTCCCGAACGTCTGCCCCCGCTAGCGCGGCCATCGCGATACCGTCGCCGGTAGCGTTGTCGGGGTTCGTCGTCCGCGGGTAGAGTTCGCCGATACCGCCGGTGGCGAGGACGACGCTGCCCGCGAAGTGCGGGCGCACGTCGTCGTCGGATTCGAGCATCGCGCCGTGGACGCGGCCCTCGTGGCGAATTAGTTCCAGCGCGGCGGTGTCGTCGATAATCTCGACGCCGTCGTGGGCATCCAGATAGTTCAGGAACGGGACGTGGATGTGCTTGCCCGTCGCCGCGTCGACGTGGAGGATGCGGTCCTCGCTGTGGGCGGCCTCTCTGGTGTAGTCCGGGCCGTCATCGCCGCTGTCAAATTCGACTGCCAGCGTCTCGAACAGCACGTCTTGGACGGCGTCGTTCGCGTTCTCGACCAACACGTCGACGGCGTCGGCGTCGGCGGTGTCGTCGCTGGCCGCGACGATGTCGTCTTTGAACTGTTCGGGGTCGTCCCGGGAGACGGCGATACCGCCCTGCGCCCACCACGAGGACGCGCCTTCGGGGCGGGTGGCTTTGGTGACGAGCGTCACGTCGTCGCCCTGCCGTGTCGCGCCGAGCGCCGCCGCCAACCCGGCGAGGCCGGACCCGACGACGAGTACGTCGGAGGTGTCGTGGTCGGTCATACTCAGATGTCCAGCATCCGGTCGAGCGCGACCTGTGCGAGTTCCTTCTCTTCGGGCGCGACTTCGATGACGTTGCGTTCGCGCCCCGCGACCAGTTCCTCCAAGACCCACGTCAGGTAGTTGGGGTCGATTTGGCGCATGGCGTTGCAATCCATGCAGGCGTCGCCACAGAGCGGAATTACGTTCACCTCGGGGTGCCACCGCTGGAGGTGGTTGGTGAGGTGAATCTCGGTCCCGATGGCCCACGTCTCGCCGGGGTCGGCGTCCGCGACTGTCTCGCAGATGGTCGCCGTCGACCCGACCACGTCGGCCGCTTCGACGACTTCGCGACGGCACTCGGGGTGGACGATGACGTTCGCGTCGGGGTCGTCGGCCCGAATCTGTTCGATGTGGTCCTCGCGGAACCGCTCGTGGACCTGACAGTACCCCTCCCAGAGGACGATGTCGTTCTCGACGGCCGCGGCGGCGTCGGTTCCCTCGGGGTCCCACGGGTCCCACTGGACCGTCTCGTCGGCCATATCCAGTCGGTGTGCGGTGTTCTCGCCGAGGTGTTTGTCGGGCAGGAACAGCACTTTGTCACCCTTCTCGAAGGCGTACTCGAAGGCTTTGTGCGCGTTCGAGGACGTACAGACCAAGCCGCCCTGTTCGGCGCAGAACGCCTTCAGGTCGGCGTAACTGTTCATGTACGTGATGGGGATGATGGTCTCGTCCGTCGCGGCCGTGAGTTCGGCCCACGCAGCGTCGACTTGCAGGGCCTCGGCCATCCCCGCCATCGGACACGAGGCTTCCATCGACGGCAATATCACGCTCTGGTCGTCGTCCGTGATGATGTCGGCGGATTCGGCCATGAACGTCACGCCGCCGAAGATTACGTAGTCGGCGTCGCTCTCGGCCGCTTCGACGGACAGTTGGTAGGAGTCGCCGATGAAATCCGCGTGCTCGACGATTTCCCGGCGCTGGTAGTTGTGGCCGAGGATGACCACGTCGTCGCCCAGTTCGTCGAGCGCGGCCTCGATGCGCTCGGTCCGTTCGTCCGCCTCTAACTCCCGGTACGCGGGGGGTAGCTGTTCGAGGTTGTCGTATTTGAAGAGACTGAGGTCGGTTTCGAACTCAGCTGTTTCCATTTTTGGCACGGTTGACCAGCCTATGAGTATCACACCGTTCGGACGGCGGTATTGAAAACATTTTGCCTTCAATGATGCGGCCTGGGGAGAATTGGGAGACAGACACACCGATTGGTGATTTTCGGTACTGTCGAGGCCACATGTGTGAAAATGTCTAGCCAACCATTGCGGATAAGGTCCGCTTATCCGTTCCGGGCCGTCGCTATCGCTCTCGTAACTTTGTGTATCTCGTGCTTTCTGGGCGTATGACCGACCACTCCGAGGTCGACACCGGTCGGCGACGGGTGCTCGCGGGCGCACTCGCCGCGGCGCTCCCCGCTGGCGTCGCCCGCGCGGAAACCGTCGAGACGTTGCCCACGGCGGGGCAGACGGCGGACGGGGACGCCTCCGCGGCGGTGTTCCCGCAGGGCGTCGCCAGCGGCGGACCGTCGACGGACGGGGCCGTCCTCTGGACCCGCCTCTCTCCGGACGCCTACCGCGAGGGGGCGCAACTGCGCGTGACCGTCGCCCGCGACGAGGCGCTAAACGACGCCGTCGGGTCGTGGCGCGTCCCGACCGACCGCCTCACCGAGCAGGACTACACGATGAAAGTCGCCCTCGACGGCGAACTGTCGGCCGACCGAACCTACTACTACCGCTTCGAGTACGACGGCGCGGCCAGTCCGGTCGGGCGCACGCAGACGCTCCCCGCCGCCGACGCGAGTCCGGACCGCGTCGCGTTCGCCCTCATGACCTGTCAGGACTACCGGAACGGCTACTACGGCGCGTATGACCACGTCGCGCGGGAAGACGTGGACTTCATCGTCCACCTGGGTGACTTCATCTACGAACACGGGGGCAACAGCCAGTACGCCGGGCGCTCGCTCTCGTTGCCGAACGGCAAGAACGTCGTCATGGGCGTCGAGGACTTCCGCTATCTGCACCGCACGTACCGAAGCGACCGGTTCCTCCGAACGGCGCTCGCGGCTCACCCCGTCCTCCAGACGTGGGACGACCACGAGATAGTGAACAACCGCTACTGGGACTACGAGGAGTCCCGCCCCTACGCGGGCGACGGGGACCATCCGCGCAACGCCGACGCCGAGTTCATGACGCGACTGTTCGCGGAGGGCATCCGGGCGTGGTGGGAGTACACGCCGACGCGGGTCCCCTACGACCCCGACGCCGACTCCCTGCTGGAGCAACTCGAACTGTGGCGCTCGCTCCGCTTCGGTGACCTCGTGGAACTGTTCCTCACGGACGAGCGACTGTTCCGGAGTTCCCCGGCCGACGGCGCGCAGTTCGGCGCGCGCATCGGCGAGGCGGGCGACGAGATAACCGAGACGATGCTCGGCGAGCGCCAGCGAGGGTGGTTCACCGAGCGGTTGGCGAGCACCGACGCGACGTGGTCGGCGTGGGCGAACGAGGTGTTGGCGATGGAGTTCGACCTCGACTTGGCCGGGGTGTCGCTGCTCAACGCCGACGCGTGGGACGCCTTCCCCGCCGAACGCGACCGAATCCTGCGGAGCGCGGCGTCCGGCGACGGGACGCTCGTCGCGCTGACCGGCGACATGCACACCGCGCTGGCGGGCTACATCGAGGGGGAAGACGACCGCTACGGTGTGGAGTTCATGACGCCAGCCGTCACGAGTCAGAACCTCCGGGAACTGCTGGGTATCCCCGACGAACGCGGTATCCGGGAACTCGTCGAGTCGTACGTCCAGCAGTACAACCCCCACGTCGACTTCTTCAACAGCCACGACTGGGGGTACGCCACCGTCGAGTTCACGCCGGAGGACTGCACGTACAGCGCCTACGGTGTGGACAAAGCGACCGATTCGGCCGACGCGAACCGCCGTCTCTTGGCTCGCTATCGCTGTCCGGCCGGGCGCTACGACCTCCAGCGCCTGCGGTGACCGTCCGCAAGAGCAACTGTTAGGGGGGCGGCCCGCTACCGCCCTGTATGACCGACACCGACGCCGAGACGCTCGCCGAGCGAGTCCGCGACGGCGAGTTGCGCCTCTACGAACTCGAAGACCACGCCGACGCCGAGACGGCCGCCGCCGCCCGCCGCCGCCTCCTCGCCGCGGAGACGGGCGCGGACCTCTCGACGGTCGGCGAGTACGCCTTCGACGCCGCCGACGCAGACAGCAACATCGAGAACATGGTCGGGGCCGCCCAGATTCCGATGGGCGTTGTCGGCCCCCTCCCGATAGACGGCGGGGCCGCCGACGGCGAGCACTACCTCCCGCTGGCGACGACGGAGGGCGCGCTGTTGGCCTCGGTCAACCGCGGCGTCTCCACCATCCGCACGGCCGGTGGCGCGACGGCCCGCGTCCTCAAGTCCGGGATGACCCGCGCGCCCGTGTTTCGGGTCGAAGACGTGGCCGCCGCCGGGGAAGTGTCCTCGTGGGTCCGCGAGAATGTCGACCGACTGGCCGAGGCCGCCGAGTCCACGACCAGCCACGGCGAACTGCAGGACGTGACGCCCTACGTCGTCGGCGACAGCGTCTTCCTGCGCTTTTCCTACGACACGAAAGACGCGATGGGGATGAACATGGCGACCATCGCCACCGAAGCGGCCTGCGACGTTATCGAGGACGAGACCCCAGCGGACCTCGTCGCCCTGTCGGGGAACCTCTGTTCGGACAAGAAACCCGCGGCCATCAACGCCATCGAGGGACGGGGCCGGACCGTCTCCGCCGACGTGCTCGTCCCGCACGAACAGGTCGAAGAACGGCTGAACACCACCAGCGACGCTATCGTCGAGGCCAACACCCGCAAGAACCTCGTCGGGTCCGCGAAGGCCGGTGCGCTCGGCTTCAACGCCCACGCCGCCAACGTCGTCGCCGCCGCGTTCCTCGCACTCGGGCAGGACGCCGCGCAGGTCGTCGAGGGGAGCAACACCATCACGACCGTCGACGACCGCGAGGACGGTCTGTACGCCTCGGTCACCATCGCGTCGCTGGAAGTCGGCACGGTCGGCGGCGGGACGAGTCTGCCG
This window encodes:
- the nadA gene encoding quinolinate synthase NadA, translated to METAEFETDLSLFKYDNLEQLPPAYRELEADERTERIEAALDELGDDVVILGHNYQRREIVEHADFIGDSYQLSVEAAESDADYVIFGGVTFMAESADIITDDDQSVILPSMEASCPMAGMAEALQVDAAWAELTAATDETIIPITYMNSYADLKAFCAEQGGLVCTSSNAHKAFEYAFEKGDKVLFLPDKHLGENTAHRLDMADETVQWDPWDPEGTDAAAAVENDIVLWEGYCQVHERFREDHIEQIRADDPDANVIVHPECRREVVEAADVVGSTATICETVADADPGETWAIGTEIHLTNHLQRWHPEVNVIPLCGDACMDCNAMRQIDPNYLTWVLEELVAGRERNVIEVAPEEKELAQVALDRMLDI
- a CDS encoding alkaline phosphatase D family protein → MTDHSEVDTGRRRVLAGALAAALPAGVARAETVETLPTAGQTADGDASAAVFPQGVASGGPSTDGAVLWTRLSPDAYREGAQLRVTVARDEALNDAVGSWRVPTDRLTEQDYTMKVALDGELSADRTYYYRFEYDGAASPVGRTQTLPAADASPDRVAFALMTCQDYRNGYYGAYDHVAREDVDFIVHLGDFIYEHGGNSQYAGRSLSLPNGKNVVMGVEDFRYLHRTYRSDRFLRTALAAHPVLQTWDDHEIVNNRYWDYEESRPYAGDGDHPRNADAEFMTRLFAEGIRAWWEYTPTRVPYDPDADSLLEQLELWRSLRFGDLVELFLTDERLFRSSPADGAQFGARIGEAGDEITETMLGERQRGWFTERLASTDATWSAWANEVLAMEFDLDLAGVSLLNADAWDAFPAERDRILRSAASGDGTLVALTGDMHTALAGYIEGEDDRYGVEFMTPAVTSQNLRELLGIPDERGIRELVESYVQQYNPHVDFFNSHDWGYATVEFTPEDCTYSAYGVDKATDSADANRRLLARYRCPAGRYDLQRLR
- the hmgA gene encoding hydroxymethylglutaryl-CoA reductase (NADPH), which translates into the protein MTDTDAETLAERVRDGELRLYELEDHADAETAAAARRRLLAAETGADLSTVGEYAFDAADADSNIENMVGAAQIPMGVVGPLPIDGGAADGEHYLPLATTEGALLASVNRGVSTIRTAGGATARVLKSGMTRAPVFRVEDVAAAGEVSSWVRENVDRLAEAAESTTSHGELQDVTPYVVGDSVFLRFSYDTKDAMGMNMATIATEAACDVIEDETPADLVALSGNLCSDKKPAAINAIEGRGRTVSADVLVPHEQVEERLNTTSDAIVEANTRKNLVGSAKAGALGFNAHAANVVAAAFLALGQDAAQVVEGSNTITTVDDREDGLYASVTIASLEVGTVGGGTSLPTQSEALDVLGYGGGGDPAGSNADALAEVIAAGTLAGELSLLAALSSRHLSSAHAELGR